TTTTAAGATCAGattttctggtttctctttcaaAAATTGAAATTTCCGGGTGCATGGGGGCCTCACTGCTATGTGGGCAAAATGGGCAGAAATGAGAAGTGGGCTGCTGGTTTAACCAGGCCCGGCCTACGTCCTCTCAGCCTGATGAGTGCTCTACAGTTGCAGTGCTCCTGAGTAGGCCAACTGCATCCACTGCCTGCACTTCTCTGCTTCTTTGTTGAGGACTTCCTCCAGCTCTAGTTGGCATTCGGAAGAGTCAGGCActtaactcccccccccaaaaaaattcttGACTCATACAGGAGTCAGAGGATTTACAAACCACCCACTTCCCAGCCCGCCTGTGGTAGATGCTTAGGCACCAAGTGATTATGATTTTGCACAGCCTCCAGGAGCCCACAGTGCAGTCCACTCCTTCATGTGCCTTTCGTtggctttctccctttctttcttttttatttaattttttaaatatttatttattctcttttgttgcccttgttttattgttgtggttattattgttgttgttgtcgctattgttggacaggacagagagaaatagagagagatggggaaaacagagaggaggagagagagacacctgcagacctgcttcacctcctgtgaagcaactcccctgcaggtggggagccgggggttcgaaccgggatccctacgccggtccttgcgcttagcgccacatgcgcttaacccactgcgccaccgcctgaccccctatttttctttttttaaccagagcactactcagctctggtttatggtggtgcaggggattgaatgtgagactttggagcctcaggcatgagagtctgtttgcataaccattatgctacctacccctgcccagctttctccctttctgtctcatttCCCCCACATTTCACTTGTGCTTGCTGAACTCACACCCCAAATAAACTATCTTTTCCCAAGTCTTAGCTTCAGGGCTCCCttttgagagaaaaatagacaccttgcTAGTCTAGCCTCATTTCCTGGTTTTTACATTACTGCCTGGACCCCACAAATGCAGTCTTCAGAGCTCATCCCCTTAATCTGAAAGCTGCAGCATATACCACCTCCACTGCCAGGTATTCCTCAATATTCCCAGGACAGGTAGACTCACCTCCCCCGAGTAGCTGTACTTGCCCCTGAGGATCTGCCGGTAGAGCCGGGTACGATTGTCATCCTCAAAGGGCATGGTGCCACTGAGCAGGATGTAGGCAATGACGCCCAGTGCCCACATGTCAACTGAGTTGGTATAGGGCTTGCGGACCAGGACTTCCGGGGCAATGTACTCAGGTGTGCCGCAGGTGGTCTTCATCAGGCAGTCGTCACCCTTCTTTCGGGCACTGGCCAGGCCGAAGTCAGTGATGATGATCTTGGAGTCGGTGCCTGGGTGGTAGTAGAGCAGATTCTCAGGCTTGAGGTCTCGGTGTGTGATGCCCAGAGCGTGCAGATAGCGGACGCCATCCAACACCATCTGCAGCACCCGGGTGGCATCACGCTCAGTGAAAGAACCCTTGGCGATAATGCGGTCAAAGAGCTCTCCGCCAGTGGCCAGTTCCATAACCATGTACACACGCTCCTGTGTCTCGAACACCTCCACCAGCTGGATGATGTTGGCATGACGTACCCGGCGCAATACGCGAAGCTCCGATTCACACACCTCTCGGCCTTCGCGGTACTTAGTTTCGATCATCTTGATGGCATATGGCTGCCGAGTTGCCCGATGTTCCACGCGTACCACTCGGCTGAAGCTGCCTCGGCCAATCAGGGCTTTGATGTCATACTTGGCAGTCACTCGGGGATCAAACTTGGCCCTGTACTTAGCCACCCTGGCCCTCCGTGGTGGTTCTGAAGGGGGCTCAGTATGGCCAGTGGTGGGGGCAGCAGTACAGGGGTTGGCATACTGACTGGCTGCTGGGAACTCAGCTTTGAGAGGGCCAACACTGTCTGTGATGAAGTGCTTGTACACATCACTTTTAACACCACTGAAGGGCTCCACCTTCTTGACCAGGTCCAGCTGGACATCTTTGGGCGGCTCCGGAAGGACCTTGCTTGTCCCACAGCCCATTACGGACATGGGCTCATCCTCTCCAGTGAGGCTAGCAGGACCTGCTCTGTAGGCAGTGCCCTGTCTACACCTAAGCAGACAGAAGAGAGGGCAGGTCAGCATAGCCAGAAGTACCCCCGCAGGGACACAGTCATCCTCCTCACCCCTTAAGAAACCCAACCTAATTAAGACTGTAGAGcggattctattttttttttggggggggcgggctgggggagatatcataatggttatgcaaagagcctttcatgcctgaggcaccaaaggtcccaaattcaattcccagccccaccataagccagaaatgagtggagtggtgctctggtaaaataaataaaatgaaaataaaacatattttgtatttcctttttagGGGGCTGATTATATTTCTTTGAGATATATTTTTagagttggtgcagtggacaaaggcTTAGACTGTCTTGACTTTGAGGTCCCAAGGCCCCTGACatcccatgtgccaaagtgacgctctggctctctctctttccttctttctctccctcaatgacaaataaatcttttttttggtatgatttttaaaaaactgtcattattattattattattattattattattattattattatttgccagagtactgcttagttttggtttatggtggtttaggggattgaacctgggacctgggagcctcagacatgaacatCAGTttatgggctgggaagacagcacaatggttttgcaaaagactttcatgcctgaagctcttatggtctcagattcaatccccagcaccaccataagccagagctgagtagtgctctggtatttctgtgttcctctgtatctttctctcattaaaaataaaataaattttttaaaaagtcagtttatATAACAATTATTCTATCTCCTCtacccataaatattttttttaaaaaaaaaatctttatttatttattgggtagagatagtcagaaatcaagaggaaagggggagatagagaggaagagagactaggagacaactgtagccctgcttcaccgctctcaaagctctccccctgcaggtggggactgtgggttcAAACCAGGTTCTTTAcccattgtaacgtgcactcaaccggtgagccaccacccagcccccaaatgatgaataaatcttttaaaaatatttatttggggtgatctgggaggtggtgcagtagataaagcattggattttcaagcaggaggtcctgagttcagttcctggcagcaaatgtaccagagtgattgatgtctggttcctttttttttttttttaatgagttctttaaattttattttatttatttattcccttttgttgcccttgttttattgtagtttttgttgttgatgttgtcgttgttgttggataggatagaaatggagagaggaggggaagacagagagggaaagagaaagatagacacctgcagacctgcttcaccgcctgtgaagcgactcccctgcaagtggggagccggaaccggaatccttatgctggtccttgtgctttgtgccacgtgcgcttaacccgctgtgctactgcccaactccgtctggttcttttctctctcctatctttctcattaataaataaataaaatctttatataaaaatatttattttaatggggaatgttatgcatgtacaaactattgtatttactgttgaatgtgaaacattaattccccaataaataaataaataaataaataaaaatatttattttggggtgaaggagataacataatggttatgcacaagactttcatgcctaagactctgaagtcctaggtccaatccctgcaacaccataaaccaaagttgagcactgctctggttaaaaatcaacatcatcatcatcatcatcaccatcatcataatctgggactttggagcctcaggcctaagagtctcttccctcctcccccccaattttttttctggttgcccttgttgttgttggatatgacagagaaatgaagagaggaggagaagacaaagagggagaaagacagatacctgcagacctgcttcacctcttgcgaagcaaccctcctgcaggtgtggagccaggggctcgatcagGTATACTTACGcccttaacccacttcactaacacccaactcccaacatataatttttgaagatttattttacGGGATGAATGCTGGCACACTTGGTAcagcatacatgttactatgtgcaaggacccaacttcaagcctctggtccccacctacaggggtaagcttcacaaatgatgaagcacttctacaggtgtctctctttatctctctgtctctctctctctctctcttttttttttagtttttattcataaaaaggaaacactggggagtcgggcggtagcgcagcaggttaagtgcacgtggtgcaaagcgcaaggtctggcataaggatcccggttcgagccccggctccccttctgcaggggagtcgcttcacaagctgtgaagcaggtctgcaggggtctattggTGGCAGCGCCTCCCCGCTGggaactctctttttttttttttaaccagaacactgctcagttctggcttatggcggtgtgggaatTGAAGActtttaagcctcaggcatgagtctctttacataaccattatactatctacccctccaccctctttctatcttcccctaacatctcagtttctctctatctctacccaataaataaataaataaattgagatatttttaaaatattttatttattttatataagacAGCAAATTTTTCATGAGAGAGGTTTGCTGCAGTTCTCTCATGCAAATGCCTGAGACCTCATACAACAGCGTAGGAAATAATGTTCAAAGGCATTTAGAAACAAGGCTTCTTTTCACAACGGCCAAAGATTAGCACTATGAACTCCTGAAATTTGCAGGCTTATCTCTTCCTTCAAAAACTATACAAGGCGGAGGTGGGGCGGTTGCGGGGGCTGGGGggaaggtagcgcagcaggttaagtgcatatggcgcaaagcgcaaggacccgagtaaggatcttCATTCGAGTAAGGATCTTcattcgagaccccggctccccaactacagagggttcacttcacaagtggtgaagcaggtctgcaggtgtctatctttttctccccctctctgtcttcccctcctctctcaatttctctgtcctatccaacaataataacgatgggcaacaaaagggaaaaaaagtggcctctgggaggtgaagcaggtctgcaggtgtctgtctctccccaccccctcgatttttctctgtcctatccaacaaagacagcagtaacaacaatcacaaacaacaagggcaacaaaaggggaaaaatagcctccaggagcattggattcctagtgcaggcaccaagctccagcgataaccctagagggaaaaaaaaaaaaactatacaagcgggtctgggcagtagcacagcaggttaagtgcacatggtgcgaagcgcaaggatgggcataagaatcctggttccagcccaagatctccatctgcagggaggtagcttcacagttagtgaagcaagtctgcaagtgtctatttttctcttcccctcctctctcgatttctctgtcctatccaacaacaatgacagcaataacaacaacaataaacaagaaaggccacaaaagggaaaaaaatagcctccaggagcaatggattagcagtgcaggcaaagagccccattgataacccttaagggaaaaaaaaaaaaaaactatacaagATCATCATATGGTAAAGGGATGCAGCTCAAGGAAGAAATAGCTCTTGGGTGAGGACTCCTTGACACTCAAGGACACACAGGAAGTGGCAGCATCTCCCACCATTCAGAGAGAACTCTAACTGCAAAGATGACCTTACACAGTGACCCTGCACAGCAATTTAGATGTCATGTCTTCCTGGTAAGGCAGAATcctaaatgaataaaatcaatgTCCAAGCGTACACACTGGCTTTGTctacatttttttcaatatttattaacatgagagagagagagagagagagagagagagaaaagtaagaatcagaatatcactctgaAATATATaatactagggatcaaacttaaCTTGGGACCTTATAGTTTAAAGTTCAAAGCTctaatcactgcaccacctcctggatatatattttttttcatagaaaaatatgtcatgacttttctgacaaccatatatatttttattctttaatatttatttattgaacagagacagagagaaattgagggggaatagagagaaagagacatctgcagttctgcttcgccacttgcaaagctttccccctgcaggtggagaccaggggcttgaacctgggtcacttcacgaatggtgaagcagttttgtaggtgtctatctttctctccccctctttaccttcccgtcctctcttgatttctctctgtcctatccgacaatgacagcaataacaatgacaataataaccacaaaaacgataaaacaacaacggcaacaagactggggaaaaatagcctccataaaacaaggacaacaaaagggaataaataaataaatattataaaaaatagcctccaggagcagtggattcgtggtgcaggcaccaagccccagcataaccctggaggcaaaaataaatcatgttaagtgaagtaagtcagaaacagaaggatgaatatgggatgatctcattcacaagcagaagtcgaaaaacaagatcagaagagaaaacactaagcagaagctggactggagttggtgtactgcaccaaagtaaaagactctggggtggggggtggaggggcaaagaatacaggtcctggataggatgacagaggacctagtgggagttgtactgttatgtggaaaactgagaaatgttatgcatgtacaaactactgaatttactggcaactgtaaaacattaatcccccaataaagaaaaaaatatttaaaaaaaaaaaaaagaaaagaaagaaagaaaaagaaacttgttCAAAGCTATTCAGAAATTGCTGGCTGAGTTGGGACCCAAACCACCTGGTTCTCCATGCAGAAATCCTTCTACTTATGAAAGATTCCAAAAGTGCCTGGATCCCAGCAGAGCTCAGACTCACTAGGTCAAGGCCTTAATTCTTCCTAATACTACTCAGTTGGAGGATCAACACATCTCTACAAAAGATCTTTTCTGTGAGTCTTTTGAAACCTCCACTTCAAGTACAATTTAGGTCAAACTACTCACTGCTGTGCTCTCAATTGCTTCTGATGACTGTAGTTGTCAGCCCCTTGGGGATTGGGGCCATTTGTCAGGTTTCTAGAACTCTTTGGCACCCAGCAAAGTGCTGAGCTCAAAGGAGGCATTCAATGTTTATTAATAATGAATGAAAAGTGGTCAGGCTCTCAGATTTCTATTTGTTATGACAAATTCTCAAGAGGCAGAAGAGATCAGATTGGTGGTTAAGGCAGTTATGTTCATTGAGGGCATGAGCAAACACCTTCAAAACAGAGGAAATGTAGTCCTGGAGTCTGGGTTTGAACTTCAAAGCAAGTTTGTCCATGAGCAGCTAGACCCAACCCCATCTGATGGGAAGGTCAGAGGCTTGAGAGCAGAGGGCAAGGATGGATCCTGAAATAGTTTCCTGGCCTCAAATGCCAGATCTGTGGCTCTCTCTTAGACAGGGGTCCATAGGCATCTGGCTCTTTCCCCTAagattattctctttatttattttttttatccaccagagttatcgctggggctcactcagtgcctgcgctatgaatccaccattcctggcagccttttatttattatcattaatttatttttgcctccagggttattgctggggctcgatgcctgcaatatgagtccactgctcctggaggctgttttttcccttttgttgcccttgttgtttttattgttgatattattattgttgttgttgtcgtggagggaaagacagagagggggagagaaagacagacacctgcagacctgctccaccacttgagaagcgacccactgcaggtggggacccaggggctcgaactgcaatccttatgcagtccttgagctttacgccacgtgcacttaacccgctgcgctaccgcccgacccccagccttttgttttttttctcccttccccttcctatttttattcgatgaaattttctttttaaaaatttttgggagtcgggctgtagcgcagcgggttaagcgcaggtggcgcaaagcacaaggaccggcataaggatcccggttcgaaccccggctccccacctgcaggggagtcgcttcataggcggtgaagcaggtctgcaggtgtctatctttctctcctcctctctgtcttcccctcctctctccatttctctctgtcctatccaacaacaacaacaataataactacaacaataaaacaacaagggcaacaaaagggaataaataaattaaataaatattttttaaaaattttatttattggatagagacagagaaattgagagggggagagggaagtagagagggggagagacagagagacacagctctacatcactacttgtgaagctttccccctgtaggtgggaaccaaggtcttgaacctaggtccttgtgcactttagtgtatgtgcttaaccaggtacaccactgcctggcccctctatttttatttgacaggacagagataaattgagaggggaagggaagataaagaaggggaaagacagacacctgcagatctgcttcaccgcttgtgaagcgaccccctgcaggtggggagctggggatccttacacctgtccttgcgcttcgctaaCCCGCggtactaccgcccagcccaccccccaaaggttttttttatctttatttgatagagacagccagaaatggagaggtaagggggaggaggagagacagagagacatctgcaacactgctttaccacttgaaaagctttcccctaatgcaagtgtgtggggggggagaggaaggaatgcccaagaggagcagtggatacattgtgcaggcatcaagtcctaGGAGATAACCctgatagtagtaataataatgatgatggtggtggtggtggtgatgaaatAAAACGGTGTGAGCAGCTGAGGAAATAGCAGTTGGTAGAATGTAAGGTGTGTACTCCTAAGACTCCTGGTTTGATCCTTGCCACCCTATATACTGGATTAGAGCTGGCTTCTTTATCATATGaaactctcctttcttctttccttccttcctcccccctccctcccttcctttcttccttcccctttccctcccttccttcttgttgccaaggttatcacagtggctgaccatctcattgcctccctggatgcagcacgccaagcccgctggcaacaactcacggaaagtctgaacttcacccactcaagtaggaaggcctggaagcttcttcacagactgggtgccggtagccaaccccctcccgtcttgcatcctcccgtatctccaaactcagtggccagtcacctaactcaagttggacgtgctaagatcgacccagtctggaaaagagaaatttcccatgagtggtcatcccacttccgtttatcttgtccatctccaaaactctctccctttacactgtctgaactggaagatgctttgaagagggttaaaccaggaacagctgctggctatgataacatcaccccagaactcattcttaacttgggccccgtggcaaagaagtggctcacttcattcctgtcccacatcttggaatccgaatctatgcccaaaatttggcgtcgtgcgaagataatagcagttttgaaaccaaagaaagacccaacactagccgccagctatagaccaatttctctcctctccgtgtgttacaaactccttgagaggctgcttctgtcacgtatttctcctcttacagagaaattcctatcacccgcccaagctggtttccgcccaggaagatctacctgtgaacaagccctggccctctcaacttacattgaaaatggattccagaagaatttaaagacgggtgctgtctttgttgatctcacagcagcctatgacacggtctggcaccctggtctcctagtcaagatctcaagatgcctgcctccatgggtggccaacactatatcgtttcttttccaaaacagaagattccgggtgcatctgggtgacaagtctagcagaaggAGACTtgcctcaagtggcctcccccagggctctgttctggctcctacgctatttaatatttacatcaatgacctcccagaaacttcttcaaggaagttcatctacgccgatgacatctgctgtgcaactcaggcatccaagttcgacatcctcgaggaaacactcacgaaagacatgtctctgatatctgattactgtaaaaaatggcgactaatccctagcactgcaaaaacggtatcatctgttttccatctacagcatgcctcggcctcgcgtgagcttaatgtgcaggttggcgatacgagaatccggcatgaagcccagccagtctatcttggcgttactctcgatcgcactctgtcatttcacgaacatctcataaaaactgcagcaaaggtgggcgcaaggaataacatcattgcaagactggccagctcctcatggggcgcgagcgcttccacactacgatcatcatctctggcattatgctattccactgcagaatactgtgccccagtatggttccgtagcccccatgtccacttggtcgattccaaattatattcctccatgaggataatttctggaaccatccgttccaccccagttccatggctgccagttcttagcaacatcgctctgccagatattcgtcgggatacggcatcatctaagttcatttcccacgtctacgctcgaccggacctgccaatatacgcggatatcttcgcccaccctgtccaacacttgacgtctcgtcatccagtctggtcccctatgcctacactga
The DNA window shown above is from Erinaceus europaeus chromosome 2, mEriEur2.1, whole genome shotgun sequence and carries:
- the PSKH1 gene encoding serine/threonine-protein kinase H1, with translation MSVMGCGTSKVLPEPPKDVQLDLVKKVEPFSGVKSDVYKHFITDSVGPLKAEFPAASQYANPCTAAPTTGHTEPPSEPPRRARVAKYRAKFDPRVTAKYDIKALIGRGSFSRVVRVEHRATRQPYAIKMIETKYREGREVCESELRVLRRVRHANIIQLVEVFETQERVYMVMELATGGELFDRIIAKGSFTERDATRVLQMVLDGVRYLHALGITHRDLKPENLLYYHPGTDSKIIITDFGLASARKKGDDCLMKTTCGTPEYIAPEVLVRKPYTNSVDMWALGVIAYILLSGTMPFEDDNRTRLYRQILRGKYSYSGEPWPSVSNLAKDFIDRLLTVDPVARMTALQALRHPWVVSMAASSSMKNLHRSISQNLLKRASSRCQSTKSAQSTRSSRSTRSNKSRRVRERELRELNLRYQQQYNG